A window of Gambusia affinis linkage group LG03, SWU_Gaff_1.0, whole genome shotgun sequence contains these coding sequences:
- the frmd3 gene encoding FERM domain-containing protein 3 isoform X6, giving the protein MKMLRFRSPSIRSLDQEVLCTIRLLDDSEISCTIQKETKGQFLLDHVCNHYNLLEKDYFGIRYVDPEKQRHWLEPNKPVVKQMKSLQPFTMCFRVKFYPHEPMKIKEELTRYLLYLQLKRDVYHGRLLCPFAEAAYLGACIIQAELGDYDPEEHPSDYIRDFKLFPKQSLKLERKIMEIHKNELRGQCAALAELNMLQRAHSLETYGVDPHPCKDFTGSTAFLGFTATGFVVFQGNKRIHLLKWGDVSKLKFEGKTFYVIGVQKEKKLVLTFHTSTPAACKHLWKCGVENQAFYKCAKSSQIKTVSSSNIFFKGSRFRYSGKVAKEVIEASSKIQRDPPEIHRAQFGQSRSFNSLSHKNLIMNMEPLVPALPSTNEYEEAAADPAGVVAVKDPVPLSPLEPSAAADTEQSCAEKGSSSLINDLQPHCVSMETPYLPPLTPKAEEGRKEEDDEGGSALTISELAYSPCASMLPTPVDDSQGGVNQLFSSPVQSPARLLKELHADPDIQAQLEAERERDREFERTRLAARSRMSGVLASSLRLLSSNERVNTWVLGVARFVAVLMGVLFITVPTLLLLLESDIDVSFLHEIRQTPEFEQFHYEYYCPLRRWILCKISMAMENLWSD; this is encoded by the exons AAAGAGACCAAAGGCCAGTTCCTGTTGGACCATGTTTGTAATCACTACAACCTGCTGGAGAAGGACTACTTTGGTATACGATACGTAGATCCTGAGAAACAAAGG CACTGGCTGGAGCCCAACAAGCCTGTGGTGAAGCAAATGAAGT ctctgcagccGTTCACAATGTGCTTCCGGGTCAAGTTCTACCCCCACGAGCCAATGAAAATTAAGGAGGAGCTCACCAG GTATCTCCTGTACCTCCAGCTGAAGAGAGATGTTTACCACGGCCGCCTCCTGTGTCCCTTTGCTGAGGCGGCGTACCTGGGAGCCTGCATCATACAGG ccgAGCTGGGAGATTATGACCCAGAGGAGCATCCGTCAGACTACATCAGAGACTTCAAGCTATTCCCTAAACAGTCCCTGAAACTGGAGAGGAAGATTAtggaaatacacaaaaatgaGCTCAG GGGTCAGTGTGCAGCCTTGGCAGAGTTAAATATGCTCCAAAGAGCCCACAGCCTGGAAACGTATGGAGTCGACCCTCATCCATGCAAG gACTTTACAGGCTCGACTGCCTTTCTGGGCTTCACGGCCACGGGGTTTGTGGTTTTCCAGGGAAACAAGAGGATTCACCTCCTCAAGTG GGGTGACGTAAGCAAGCTAAAGTTTGAAGGCAAAACCTTTTATGTCATTGGAGTCCAAAAAGAG AAAAAGCTGGTGTTGACATTTCACACCTCGACTCCTGCAGCGTGTAAGCACCTATGGAAGTGTGGGGTGGAGAACCAGGCCTTTTACAA atGTGCGAAGTCGAGTCAGATAAAAACCGTCTCAAGCAGCAACATCTTCTTCAAAGGCAGCAGGTTCAGATACAG TGGAAAAGTCGCAAAGGAAGTGATAGAGGCCAGCTCCAAGATTCAGCGAGATCCACCCGAGATTCACAG agcacAATTTGGTCAGAGTCGAAGCTTTAACTCTCTGAGCCATAAAAACCTGATCATGAACATGGAGCCCCTGGTACCCGCACTGCCATCCACCAACGAATACGAAGAGGCGGCAGCTGACCCCG CAGGTGTTGTTGCTGTGAAGGACCCAGTTCCTCTGTCTCCTCTCGAaccctcagcagcagcagacacagAACAATCATGTGCAGAGAAGGGAAGCTCTTCTTTGATCAACGACCTGCAGCCTCACTGTGTCTCCATGGAAACCCCATACCTCCCACCCCTAACACCAAAAGctgaagaaggaaggaaggaggaagacgACGAGGGTGGCAGTGCACTCACCATCTCTGAACTTGCATACAG CCCCTGCGCCAGCATGCTCCCCACCCCAGTGGACGACAGTCAGGGAGGGGTCAACCAGCTCTTCTCCAGTCCTGTCCAGAGTCCCGCTAGATTGCTGAAAGAGCTCCATGCTGACCCCGACATCCAGGCCCAGTTGGAGGCTGAGAGGGAGCGAGACCGCGAATTTGAACGCACTCGCCTGGCCGCCAGAAGTCGAATGAGTGGAGTCCTGGCCAGTAGCCTGCGGCTGCTTTCGTCCAATGAGAGAGTCAACACCTGGGTGCTGGGGGTAGCCAGGTTTGTAGCTGTGCTCATGGGGGTCCTGTTTATCACTGTGCccacactgctgctgctgctggagtcgGACATCGACGTGTCGTTCCTCCACGAGATCCGACAGACGCCAGAATTTGAGCAGTTCCACTACGAGTATTACTGCCCGCTTCGACGCTGGATTCTGTGCAAGATCAGCATGGCCATGGAGAACCTGTGGTCTGACTAG
- the frmd3 gene encoding FERM domain-containing protein 3 isoform X4: protein MKMLRFRSPSIRSLDQEVLCTIRLLDDSEISCTIQKETKGQFLLDHVCNHYNLLEKDYFGIRYVDPEKQRHWLEPNKPVVKQMKSALQPFTMCFRVKFYPHEPMKIKEELTRYLLYLQLKRDVYHGRLLCPFAEAAYLGACIIQAELGDYDPEEHPSDYIRDFKLFPKQSLKLERKIMEIHKNELRGQCAALAELNMLQRAHSLETYGVDPHPCKDFTGSTAFLGFTATGFVVFQGNKRIHLLKWGDVSKLKFEGKTFYVIGVQKESSLKKLVLTFHTSTPAACKHLWKCGVENQAFYKCAKSSQIKTVSSSNIFFKGSRFRYSGKVAKEVIEASSKIQRDPPEIHRAQFGQSRSFNSLSHKNLIMNMEPLVPALPSTNEYEEAAADPAGVVAVKDPVPLSPLEPSAAADTEQSCAEKGSSSLINDLQPHCVSMETPYLPPLTPKAEEGRKEEDDEGGSALTISELAYSPCASMLPTPVDDSQGGVNQLFSSPVQSPARLLKELHADPDIQAQLEAERERDREFERTRLAARSRMSGVLASSLRLLSSNERVNTWVLGVARFVAVLMGVLFITVPTLLLLLESDIDVSFLHEIRQTPEFEQFHYEYYCPLRRWILCKISMAMENLWSD from the exons AAAGAGACCAAAGGCCAGTTCCTGTTGGACCATGTTTGTAATCACTACAACCTGCTGGAGAAGGACTACTTTGGTATACGATACGTAGATCCTGAGAAACAAAGG CACTGGCTGGAGCCCAACAAGCCTGTGGTGAAGCAAATGAAGT cagctctgcagccGTTCACAATGTGCTTCCGGGTCAAGTTCTACCCCCACGAGCCAATGAAAATTAAGGAGGAGCTCACCAG GTATCTCCTGTACCTCCAGCTGAAGAGAGATGTTTACCACGGCCGCCTCCTGTGTCCCTTTGCTGAGGCGGCGTACCTGGGAGCCTGCATCATACAGG ccgAGCTGGGAGATTATGACCCAGAGGAGCATCCGTCAGACTACATCAGAGACTTCAAGCTATTCCCTAAACAGTCCCTGAAACTGGAGAGGAAGATTAtggaaatacacaaaaatgaGCTCAG GGGTCAGTGTGCAGCCTTGGCAGAGTTAAATATGCTCCAAAGAGCCCACAGCCTGGAAACGTATGGAGTCGACCCTCATCCATGCAAG gACTTTACAGGCTCGACTGCCTTTCTGGGCTTCACGGCCACGGGGTTTGTGGTTTTCCAGGGAAACAAGAGGATTCACCTCCTCAAGTG GGGTGACGTAAGCAAGCTAAAGTTTGAAGGCAAAACCTTTTATGTCATTGGAGTCCAAAAAGAG TCTTCACTG AAAAAGCTGGTGTTGACATTTCACACCTCGACTCCTGCAGCGTGTAAGCACCTATGGAAGTGTGGGGTGGAGAACCAGGCCTTTTACAA atGTGCGAAGTCGAGTCAGATAAAAACCGTCTCAAGCAGCAACATCTTCTTCAAAGGCAGCAGGTTCAGATACAG TGGAAAAGTCGCAAAGGAAGTGATAGAGGCCAGCTCCAAGATTCAGCGAGATCCACCCGAGATTCACAG agcacAATTTGGTCAGAGTCGAAGCTTTAACTCTCTGAGCCATAAAAACCTGATCATGAACATGGAGCCCCTGGTACCCGCACTGCCATCCACCAACGAATACGAAGAGGCGGCAGCTGACCCCG CAGGTGTTGTTGCTGTGAAGGACCCAGTTCCTCTGTCTCCTCTCGAaccctcagcagcagcagacacagAACAATCATGTGCAGAGAAGGGAAGCTCTTCTTTGATCAACGACCTGCAGCCTCACTGTGTCTCCATGGAAACCCCATACCTCCCACCCCTAACACCAAAAGctgaagaaggaaggaaggaggaagacgACGAGGGTGGCAGTGCACTCACCATCTCTGAACTTGCATACAG CCCCTGCGCCAGCATGCTCCCCACCCCAGTGGACGACAGTCAGGGAGGGGTCAACCAGCTCTTCTCCAGTCCTGTCCAGAGTCCCGCTAGATTGCTGAAAGAGCTCCATGCTGACCCCGACATCCAGGCCCAGTTGGAGGCTGAGAGGGAGCGAGACCGCGAATTTGAACGCACTCGCCTGGCCGCCAGAAGTCGAATGAGTGGAGTCCTGGCCAGTAGCCTGCGGCTGCTTTCGTCCAATGAGAGAGTCAACACCTGGGTGCTGGGGGTAGCCAGGTTTGTAGCTGTGCTCATGGGGGTCCTGTTTATCACTGTGCccacactgctgctgctgctggagtcgGACATCGACGTGTCGTTCCTCCACGAGATCCGACAGACGCCAGAATTTGAGCAGTTCCACTACGAGTATTACTGCCCGCTTCGACGCTGGATTCTGTGCAAGATCAGCATGGCCATGGAGAACCTGTGGTCTGACTAG
- the frmd3 gene encoding FERM domain-containing protein 3 isoform X3, whose product MKMLRFRSPSIRSLDQEVLCTIRLLDDSEISCTIQKETKGQFLLDHVCNHYNLLEKDYFGIRYVDPEKQRHWLEPNKPVVKQMKSALQPFTMCFRVKFYPHEPMKIKEELTRYLLYLQLKRDVYHGRLLCPFAEAAYLGACIIQAELGDYDPEEHPSDYIRDFKLFPKQSLKLERKIMEIHKNELRGQCAALAELNMLQRAHSLETYGVDPHPCKDFTGSTAFLGFTATGFVVFQGNKRIHLLKWGDVSKLKFEGKTFYVIGVQKEISLTGRIQCNRMKKLVLTFHTSTPAACKHLWKCGVENQAFYKCAKSSQIKTVSSSNIFFKGSRFRYSGKVAKEVIEASSKIQRDPPEIHRAQFGQSRSFNSLSHKNLIMNMEPLVPALPSTNEYEEAAADPGVVAVKDPVPLSPLEPSAAADTEQSCAEKGSSSLINDLQPHCVSMETPYLPPLTPKAEEGRKEEDDEGGSALTISELAYSPCASMLPTPVDDSQGGVNQLFSSPVQSPARLLKELHADPDIQAQLEAERERDREFERTRLAARSRMSGVLASSLRLLSSNERVNTWVLGVARFVAVLMGVLFITVPTLLLLLESDIDVSFLHEIRQTPEFEQFHYEYYCPLRRWILCKISMAMENLWSD is encoded by the exons AAAGAGACCAAAGGCCAGTTCCTGTTGGACCATGTTTGTAATCACTACAACCTGCTGGAGAAGGACTACTTTGGTATACGATACGTAGATCCTGAGAAACAAAGG CACTGGCTGGAGCCCAACAAGCCTGTGGTGAAGCAAATGAAGT cagctctgcagccGTTCACAATGTGCTTCCGGGTCAAGTTCTACCCCCACGAGCCAATGAAAATTAAGGAGGAGCTCACCAG GTATCTCCTGTACCTCCAGCTGAAGAGAGATGTTTACCACGGCCGCCTCCTGTGTCCCTTTGCTGAGGCGGCGTACCTGGGAGCCTGCATCATACAGG ccgAGCTGGGAGATTATGACCCAGAGGAGCATCCGTCAGACTACATCAGAGACTTCAAGCTATTCCCTAAACAGTCCCTGAAACTGGAGAGGAAGATTAtggaaatacacaaaaatgaGCTCAG GGGTCAGTGTGCAGCCTTGGCAGAGTTAAATATGCTCCAAAGAGCCCACAGCCTGGAAACGTATGGAGTCGACCCTCATCCATGCAAG gACTTTACAGGCTCGACTGCCTTTCTGGGCTTCACGGCCACGGGGTTTGTGGTTTTCCAGGGAAACAAGAGGATTCACCTCCTCAAGTG GGGTGACGTAAGCAAGCTAAAGTTTGAAGGCAAAACCTTTTATGTCATTGGAGTCCAAAAAGAG ATCTCCTTAACAGGCAGGATTCAGTGTAACAGGATG AAAAAGCTGGTGTTGACATTTCACACCTCGACTCCTGCAGCGTGTAAGCACCTATGGAAGTGTGGGGTGGAGAACCAGGCCTTTTACAA atGTGCGAAGTCGAGTCAGATAAAAACCGTCTCAAGCAGCAACATCTTCTTCAAAGGCAGCAGGTTCAGATACAG TGGAAAAGTCGCAAAGGAAGTGATAGAGGCCAGCTCCAAGATTCAGCGAGATCCACCCGAGATTCACAG agcacAATTTGGTCAGAGTCGAAGCTTTAACTCTCTGAGCCATAAAAACCTGATCATGAACATGGAGCCCCTGGTACCCGCACTGCCATCCACCAACGAATACGAAGAGGCGGCAGCTGACCCCG GTGTTGTTGCTGTGAAGGACCCAGTTCCTCTGTCTCCTCTCGAaccctcagcagcagcagacacagAACAATCATGTGCAGAGAAGGGAAGCTCTTCTTTGATCAACGACCTGCAGCCTCACTGTGTCTCCATGGAAACCCCATACCTCCCACCCCTAACACCAAAAGctgaagaaggaaggaaggaggaagacgACGAGGGTGGCAGTGCACTCACCATCTCTGAACTTGCATACAG CCCCTGCGCCAGCATGCTCCCCACCCCAGTGGACGACAGTCAGGGAGGGGTCAACCAGCTCTTCTCCAGTCCTGTCCAGAGTCCCGCTAGATTGCTGAAAGAGCTCCATGCTGACCCCGACATCCAGGCCCAGTTGGAGGCTGAGAGGGAGCGAGACCGCGAATTTGAACGCACTCGCCTGGCCGCCAGAAGTCGAATGAGTGGAGTCCTGGCCAGTAGCCTGCGGCTGCTTTCGTCCAATGAGAGAGTCAACACCTGGGTGCTGGGGGTAGCCAGGTTTGTAGCTGTGCTCATGGGGGTCCTGTTTATCACTGTGCccacactgctgctgctgctggagtcgGACATCGACGTGTCGTTCCTCCACGAGATCCGACAGACGCCAGAATTTGAGCAGTTCCACTACGAGTATTACTGCCCGCTTCGACGCTGGATTCTGTGCAAGATCAGCATGGCCATGGAGAACCTGTGGTCTGACTAG
- the frmd3 gene encoding FERM domain-containing protein 3 isoform X2: protein MKMLRFRSPSIRSLDQEVLCTIRLLDDSEISCTIQKETKGQFLLDHVCNHYNLLEKDYFGIRYVDPEKQRHWLEPNKPVVKQMKSLQPFTMCFRVKFYPHEPMKIKEELTRYLLYLQLKRDVYHGRLLCPFAEAAYLGACIIQAELGDYDPEEHPSDYIRDFKLFPKQSLKLERKIMEIHKNELRGQCAALAELNMLQRAHSLETYGVDPHPCKDFTGSTAFLGFTATGFVVFQGNKRIHLLKWGDVSKLKFEGKTFYVIGVQKEISLTGRIQCNRMKKLVLTFHTSTPAACKHLWKCGVENQAFYKCAKSSQIKTVSSSNIFFKGSRFRYSGKVAKEVIEASSKIQRDPPEIHRAQFGQSRSFNSLSHKNLIMNMEPLVPALPSTNEYEEAAADPAGVVAVKDPVPLSPLEPSAAADTEQSCAEKGSSSLINDLQPHCVSMETPYLPPLTPKAEEGRKEEDDEGGSALTISELAYSPCASMLPTPVDDSQGGVNQLFSSPVQSPARLLKELHADPDIQAQLEAERERDREFERTRLAARSRMSGVLASSLRLLSSNERVNTWVLGVARFVAVLMGVLFITVPTLLLLLESDIDVSFLHEIRQTPEFEQFHYEYYCPLRRWILCKISMAMENLWSD from the exons AAAGAGACCAAAGGCCAGTTCCTGTTGGACCATGTTTGTAATCACTACAACCTGCTGGAGAAGGACTACTTTGGTATACGATACGTAGATCCTGAGAAACAAAGG CACTGGCTGGAGCCCAACAAGCCTGTGGTGAAGCAAATGAAGT ctctgcagccGTTCACAATGTGCTTCCGGGTCAAGTTCTACCCCCACGAGCCAATGAAAATTAAGGAGGAGCTCACCAG GTATCTCCTGTACCTCCAGCTGAAGAGAGATGTTTACCACGGCCGCCTCCTGTGTCCCTTTGCTGAGGCGGCGTACCTGGGAGCCTGCATCATACAGG ccgAGCTGGGAGATTATGACCCAGAGGAGCATCCGTCAGACTACATCAGAGACTTCAAGCTATTCCCTAAACAGTCCCTGAAACTGGAGAGGAAGATTAtggaaatacacaaaaatgaGCTCAG GGGTCAGTGTGCAGCCTTGGCAGAGTTAAATATGCTCCAAAGAGCCCACAGCCTGGAAACGTATGGAGTCGACCCTCATCCATGCAAG gACTTTACAGGCTCGACTGCCTTTCTGGGCTTCACGGCCACGGGGTTTGTGGTTTTCCAGGGAAACAAGAGGATTCACCTCCTCAAGTG GGGTGACGTAAGCAAGCTAAAGTTTGAAGGCAAAACCTTTTATGTCATTGGAGTCCAAAAAGAG ATCTCCTTAACAGGCAGGATTCAGTGTAACAGGATG AAAAAGCTGGTGTTGACATTTCACACCTCGACTCCTGCAGCGTGTAAGCACCTATGGAAGTGTGGGGTGGAGAACCAGGCCTTTTACAA atGTGCGAAGTCGAGTCAGATAAAAACCGTCTCAAGCAGCAACATCTTCTTCAAAGGCAGCAGGTTCAGATACAG TGGAAAAGTCGCAAAGGAAGTGATAGAGGCCAGCTCCAAGATTCAGCGAGATCCACCCGAGATTCACAG agcacAATTTGGTCAGAGTCGAAGCTTTAACTCTCTGAGCCATAAAAACCTGATCATGAACATGGAGCCCCTGGTACCCGCACTGCCATCCACCAACGAATACGAAGAGGCGGCAGCTGACCCCG CAGGTGTTGTTGCTGTGAAGGACCCAGTTCCTCTGTCTCCTCTCGAaccctcagcagcagcagacacagAACAATCATGTGCAGAGAAGGGAAGCTCTTCTTTGATCAACGACCTGCAGCCTCACTGTGTCTCCATGGAAACCCCATACCTCCCACCCCTAACACCAAAAGctgaagaaggaaggaaggaggaagacgACGAGGGTGGCAGTGCACTCACCATCTCTGAACTTGCATACAG CCCCTGCGCCAGCATGCTCCCCACCCCAGTGGACGACAGTCAGGGAGGGGTCAACCAGCTCTTCTCCAGTCCTGTCCAGAGTCCCGCTAGATTGCTGAAAGAGCTCCATGCTGACCCCGACATCCAGGCCCAGTTGGAGGCTGAGAGGGAGCGAGACCGCGAATTTGAACGCACTCGCCTGGCCGCCAGAAGTCGAATGAGTGGAGTCCTGGCCAGTAGCCTGCGGCTGCTTTCGTCCAATGAGAGAGTCAACACCTGGGTGCTGGGGGTAGCCAGGTTTGTAGCTGTGCTCATGGGGGTCCTGTTTATCACTGTGCccacactgctgctgctgctggagtcgGACATCGACGTGTCGTTCCTCCACGAGATCCGACAGACGCCAGAATTTGAGCAGTTCCACTACGAGTATTACTGCCCGCTTCGACGCTGGATTCTGTGCAAGATCAGCATGGCCATGGAGAACCTGTGGTCTGACTAG
- the frmd3 gene encoding FERM domain-containing protein 3 isoform X1, translating into MKMLRFRSPSIRSLDQEVLCTIRLLDDSEISCTIQKETKGQFLLDHVCNHYNLLEKDYFGIRYVDPEKQRHWLEPNKPVVKQMKSALQPFTMCFRVKFYPHEPMKIKEELTRYLLYLQLKRDVYHGRLLCPFAEAAYLGACIIQAELGDYDPEEHPSDYIRDFKLFPKQSLKLERKIMEIHKNELRGQCAALAELNMLQRAHSLETYGVDPHPCKDFTGSTAFLGFTATGFVVFQGNKRIHLLKWGDVSKLKFEGKTFYVIGVQKEISLTGRIQCNRMKKLVLTFHTSTPAACKHLWKCGVENQAFYKCAKSSQIKTVSSSNIFFKGSRFRYSGKVAKEVIEASSKIQRDPPEIHRAQFGQSRSFNSLSHKNLIMNMEPLVPALPSTNEYEEAAADPAGVVAVKDPVPLSPLEPSAAADTEQSCAEKGSSSLINDLQPHCVSMETPYLPPLTPKAEEGRKEEDDEGGSALTISELAYSPCASMLPTPVDDSQGGVNQLFSSPVQSPARLLKELHADPDIQAQLEAERERDREFERTRLAARSRMSGVLASSLRLLSSNERVNTWVLGVARFVAVLMGVLFITVPTLLLLLESDIDVSFLHEIRQTPEFEQFHYEYYCPLRRWILCKISMAMENLWSD; encoded by the exons AAAGAGACCAAAGGCCAGTTCCTGTTGGACCATGTTTGTAATCACTACAACCTGCTGGAGAAGGACTACTTTGGTATACGATACGTAGATCCTGAGAAACAAAGG CACTGGCTGGAGCCCAACAAGCCTGTGGTGAAGCAAATGAAGT cagctctgcagccGTTCACAATGTGCTTCCGGGTCAAGTTCTACCCCCACGAGCCAATGAAAATTAAGGAGGAGCTCACCAG GTATCTCCTGTACCTCCAGCTGAAGAGAGATGTTTACCACGGCCGCCTCCTGTGTCCCTTTGCTGAGGCGGCGTACCTGGGAGCCTGCATCATACAGG ccgAGCTGGGAGATTATGACCCAGAGGAGCATCCGTCAGACTACATCAGAGACTTCAAGCTATTCCCTAAACAGTCCCTGAAACTGGAGAGGAAGATTAtggaaatacacaaaaatgaGCTCAG GGGTCAGTGTGCAGCCTTGGCAGAGTTAAATATGCTCCAAAGAGCCCACAGCCTGGAAACGTATGGAGTCGACCCTCATCCATGCAAG gACTTTACAGGCTCGACTGCCTTTCTGGGCTTCACGGCCACGGGGTTTGTGGTTTTCCAGGGAAACAAGAGGATTCACCTCCTCAAGTG GGGTGACGTAAGCAAGCTAAAGTTTGAAGGCAAAACCTTTTATGTCATTGGAGTCCAAAAAGAG ATCTCCTTAACAGGCAGGATTCAGTGTAACAGGATG AAAAAGCTGGTGTTGACATTTCACACCTCGACTCCTGCAGCGTGTAAGCACCTATGGAAGTGTGGGGTGGAGAACCAGGCCTTTTACAA atGTGCGAAGTCGAGTCAGATAAAAACCGTCTCAAGCAGCAACATCTTCTTCAAAGGCAGCAGGTTCAGATACAG TGGAAAAGTCGCAAAGGAAGTGATAGAGGCCAGCTCCAAGATTCAGCGAGATCCACCCGAGATTCACAG agcacAATTTGGTCAGAGTCGAAGCTTTAACTCTCTGAGCCATAAAAACCTGATCATGAACATGGAGCCCCTGGTACCCGCACTGCCATCCACCAACGAATACGAAGAGGCGGCAGCTGACCCCG CAGGTGTTGTTGCTGTGAAGGACCCAGTTCCTCTGTCTCCTCTCGAaccctcagcagcagcagacacagAACAATCATGTGCAGAGAAGGGAAGCTCTTCTTTGATCAACGACCTGCAGCCTCACTGTGTCTCCATGGAAACCCCATACCTCCCACCCCTAACACCAAAAGctgaagaaggaaggaaggaggaagacgACGAGGGTGGCAGTGCACTCACCATCTCTGAACTTGCATACAG CCCCTGCGCCAGCATGCTCCCCACCCCAGTGGACGACAGTCAGGGAGGGGTCAACCAGCTCTTCTCCAGTCCTGTCCAGAGTCCCGCTAGATTGCTGAAAGAGCTCCATGCTGACCCCGACATCCAGGCCCAGTTGGAGGCTGAGAGGGAGCGAGACCGCGAATTTGAACGCACTCGCCTGGCCGCCAGAAGTCGAATGAGTGGAGTCCTGGCCAGTAGCCTGCGGCTGCTTTCGTCCAATGAGAGAGTCAACACCTGGGTGCTGGGGGTAGCCAGGTTTGTAGCTGTGCTCATGGGGGTCCTGTTTATCACTGTGCccacactgctgctgctgctggagtcgGACATCGACGTGTCGTTCCTCCACGAGATCCGACAGACGCCAGAATTTGAGCAGTTCCACTACGAGTATTACTGCCCGCTTCGACGCTGGATTCTGTGCAAGATCAGCATGGCCATGGAGAACCTGTGGTCTGACTAG
- the frmd3 gene encoding FERM domain-containing protein 3 isoform X5: MKMLRFRSPSIRSLDQEVLCTIRLLDDSEISCTIQKETKGQFLLDHVCNHYNLLEKDYFGIRYVDPEKQRHWLEPNKPVVKQMKSALQPFTMCFRVKFYPHEPMKIKEELTRYLLYLQLKRDVYHGRLLCPFAEAAYLGACIIQAELGDYDPEEHPSDYIRDFKLFPKQSLKLERKIMEIHKNELRGQCAALAELNMLQRAHSLETYGVDPHPCKDFTGSTAFLGFTATGFVVFQGNKRIHLLKWGDVSKLKFEGKTFYVIGVQKEKKLVLTFHTSTPAACKHLWKCGVENQAFYKCAKSSQIKTVSSSNIFFKGSRFRYSGKVAKEVIEASSKIQRDPPEIHRAQFGQSRSFNSLSHKNLIMNMEPLVPALPSTNEYEEAAADPAGVVAVKDPVPLSPLEPSAAADTEQSCAEKGSSSLINDLQPHCVSMETPYLPPLTPKAEEGRKEEDDEGGSALTISELAYSPCASMLPTPVDDSQGGVNQLFSSPVQSPARLLKELHADPDIQAQLEAERERDREFERTRLAARSRMSGVLASSLRLLSSNERVNTWVLGVARFVAVLMGVLFITVPTLLLLLESDIDVSFLHEIRQTPEFEQFHYEYYCPLRRWILCKISMAMENLWSD; the protein is encoded by the exons AAAGAGACCAAAGGCCAGTTCCTGTTGGACCATGTTTGTAATCACTACAACCTGCTGGAGAAGGACTACTTTGGTATACGATACGTAGATCCTGAGAAACAAAGG CACTGGCTGGAGCCCAACAAGCCTGTGGTGAAGCAAATGAAGT cagctctgcagccGTTCACAATGTGCTTCCGGGTCAAGTTCTACCCCCACGAGCCAATGAAAATTAAGGAGGAGCTCACCAG GTATCTCCTGTACCTCCAGCTGAAGAGAGATGTTTACCACGGCCGCCTCCTGTGTCCCTTTGCTGAGGCGGCGTACCTGGGAGCCTGCATCATACAGG ccgAGCTGGGAGATTATGACCCAGAGGAGCATCCGTCAGACTACATCAGAGACTTCAAGCTATTCCCTAAACAGTCCCTGAAACTGGAGAGGAAGATTAtggaaatacacaaaaatgaGCTCAG GGGTCAGTGTGCAGCCTTGGCAGAGTTAAATATGCTCCAAAGAGCCCACAGCCTGGAAACGTATGGAGTCGACCCTCATCCATGCAAG gACTTTACAGGCTCGACTGCCTTTCTGGGCTTCACGGCCACGGGGTTTGTGGTTTTCCAGGGAAACAAGAGGATTCACCTCCTCAAGTG GGGTGACGTAAGCAAGCTAAAGTTTGAAGGCAAAACCTTTTATGTCATTGGAGTCCAAAAAGAG AAAAAGCTGGTGTTGACATTTCACACCTCGACTCCTGCAGCGTGTAAGCACCTATGGAAGTGTGGGGTGGAGAACCAGGCCTTTTACAA atGTGCGAAGTCGAGTCAGATAAAAACCGTCTCAAGCAGCAACATCTTCTTCAAAGGCAGCAGGTTCAGATACAG TGGAAAAGTCGCAAAGGAAGTGATAGAGGCCAGCTCCAAGATTCAGCGAGATCCACCCGAGATTCACAG agcacAATTTGGTCAGAGTCGAAGCTTTAACTCTCTGAGCCATAAAAACCTGATCATGAACATGGAGCCCCTGGTACCCGCACTGCCATCCACCAACGAATACGAAGAGGCGGCAGCTGACCCCG CAGGTGTTGTTGCTGTGAAGGACCCAGTTCCTCTGTCTCCTCTCGAaccctcagcagcagcagacacagAACAATCATGTGCAGAGAAGGGAAGCTCTTCTTTGATCAACGACCTGCAGCCTCACTGTGTCTCCATGGAAACCCCATACCTCCCACCCCTAACACCAAAAGctgaagaaggaaggaaggaggaagacgACGAGGGTGGCAGTGCACTCACCATCTCTGAACTTGCATACAG CCCCTGCGCCAGCATGCTCCCCACCCCAGTGGACGACAGTCAGGGAGGGGTCAACCAGCTCTTCTCCAGTCCTGTCCAGAGTCCCGCTAGATTGCTGAAAGAGCTCCATGCTGACCCCGACATCCAGGCCCAGTTGGAGGCTGAGAGGGAGCGAGACCGCGAATTTGAACGCACTCGCCTGGCCGCCAGAAGTCGAATGAGTGGAGTCCTGGCCAGTAGCCTGCGGCTGCTTTCGTCCAATGAGAGAGTCAACACCTGGGTGCTGGGGGTAGCCAGGTTTGTAGCTGTGCTCATGGGGGTCCTGTTTATCACTGTGCccacactgctgctgctgctggagtcgGACATCGACGTGTCGTTCCTCCACGAGATCCGACAGACGCCAGAATTTGAGCAGTTCCACTACGAGTATTACTGCCCGCTTCGACGCTGGATTCTGTGCAAGATCAGCATGGCCATGGAGAACCTGTGGTCTGACTAG